Within Paenibacillus sp. RUD330, the genomic segment CCGCCGCCGGAGAGCAGGCTGTCGCCTGGCTGGGGTTCGCATGCGGAGTGCTGATTCCGGCCTCGAAGATCCGGGATATCCGGGAATCCCTCGACAAGCGGAAACAAGCCTTGCTGCTTGCCTTGCCTGACCTGCTGGTCAAGCTCATGCTGCTTGTCGGAGCCGGAGAAACGATGCAGAAGGCATTGGCGAGATGCGCAGCCTGCGAGGCAGGAGGAGGTCTGGAGAGGCTGCTTTACGCAGAGCTTGGACGCGCCGTCCATGCCATGGGCAACGGGTTGTCCTTTGCTGCCGCCATGGAAGCGTTCAGCCGCCGCTGCGCCGTTCAGGAGGTGTCGGTATTCACGACGGTGCTTTTGCTCAACTATCGTCGCGGCGGCGAACAGCTCGCTCTATCCTTGCGCGAGATCTCCCATCCCTTGTGGGAGAAGCGCAAGAGCCTGGCCCGCACTCGCGGAGAGGAAGCTTCTTCCAAGCTGGTGTTTCCGCTGACAGGGATTTTCTTTCTGCTCATGGTCCTTGTCGGAGCTCCCGCGATGCTGCTGATGAACTGATTTTAGTCAATGATTCTTTCATGGTCATCATTACTTTATTTGGAGGCGGTCTGGATGAGCACAGCAGTATGGTACAGCTGCAAAAAGGCGGCAAGAAAATTCGGGAGGTCGGAGGACGGTCTCGGTACGCTGGAGGTCATTCTGATCATCGCTGTCGTCATTATTATCGCGCTTTTGTTCAAGGACTGGATCATCGAGCTCATAAAAAACCTAATGGGAAAAGCGGATGACCAGGCCAACACGATCTTTGAATGATTCGATCCGCAAGTTCGGCAGCTCCACCGGAGGAAGCTTTACGCTGGAGGCGAGCACCGTCTTCCCGCTGCTCTTCGGAGCCTTGTTCCTGTACTTCCTCATTGCTTTGTACATTTTTCAGCAAGGCGTCTTTTACTCCGGAGCGGTCATGGCCTCCGAAGCGGCGGCTTTCCGATGGGACAACAGCAAGCGCGATGCGGCTTCGGGCTTGCCGCCTGCAGGCGAAGACGACGGCCTGTATTGGAGGCTGGCGGAGGATGGACTTCTGCGCGGCATGATGAATATGGGCCAGTCGGCGGAGTCGATCTCCGCCTACTCATTGGACAGCCAAGGCTCCGCGCCGGATGATCTGCCTGCCGCCAAGCTCGCCAAGGCTGGCGAGAGGCTGAACGAATCATGGACCGGAGAGATGCGTTACAGGCGCGGCTTGCTGGGCGTCATCGAGACAAGGGTCTATCCTTCCGTCCCGATTGCTTTGCCGGGCGGCAGGAAGATCGGCGCGTCCGCCAAGGCTCAGCCTGCCGATCCGGTCGAATTTATCCGCTCGATCGATCTTGTCCGATACTACACGGCGAAATTCCGAACGTCGGAGGATATCTCCCCGGACAAGGCTGGAAAGGTGCTGCAGAATTATGGAGGAGCCCAATAAGAACGAGGAGGCATGCCGGGAAAAAGGGCTGCCGAAAGACGGCACTCAAGGCGCGGTTACGATCTGGGCATGCGCAGCATCGGCAGCTCTGCTTTTGTTGATGGCGGTATTGATTGATTATTCGAGAATTTCTTCCTTCCGCCACAAGCTTGAAGGCTTGGCGCAGACCGGGGTCCGCTCCGTCCTGTCCGCTTACGATGAGACGCTCTACGAGCGATACGGATTGTTCGGTCGGGGAGGCACCGACGGCGGAGCGCTTCTGGCCGAAGCGGTTCAGCTTGGTCTCGACACCGGTTCGGGGCGGAATGTTCCCGGCGATTCCATCCGCTTGCGCTGGCTTGACATGGAGGTTTCCGGAAGCTCGGTGGAGCCTGCGGATTTTCTGGGAGACCACCGCATCTTCGGCCGTCAGATCATGCAGGAGATGAAATACAAAGCTCCTATCGATCTGACGCTGGAGCTGATCGACAAATTCCGTCCACTCTCCGAAGCGATGGGTCAAACGGCTGCAACCGTCGACAAGCTGGGAAGTATCGAGCAGGCATTCGACCAAAGGCAGCAGGCGCTTGAGAACATGCTGAAGCTGCAGAAAGCGGCTGCGGATTATGCCGTCCAAAGCGGTCATGGCGCTCTGATCGGGACAGGAGGCTCGAACGGAGCGGGAGCATCCGGGCTCCAATCCATTGGGGCCGAATACCCTCTTTATTTGGAATGGATTTCTCTGGATGAAGCGGCAACAAGAGCATGGCAGGATGCGGTGGCTGCCCTTCCGACGCCGAGTCCGGGCGCCACACCGAGTCCTTGTACAGCACCCAACTCTTGCATTGCGCCGAGCCCTTTGCCGCCTCCATTGCCGCATGCGTCCGAAATTGCGGATTACGAAAACAGAGCCATGGCAGTATCAGCGAAGCTACAATTGGCTGCGGAAGCATCAGGAAGCCATGATTCCGTTCTGGATGAAGCTGTGGAACAGCTTGAAGCAGCCAGGAGGGCGGAGCTTGAGATGAAAGCCGTGCTGGATGGGCGCGATGAGGCTGGGAATTCATCCTATCGGCTGCCGGCCGGCAGTTCAGCTGCCGCCGACTCCATTCCCGGAACGGTGTCCGTGCTTGATGGCGCATCGGATATGCTGCTTGGAGAGGACTGGTTTTCCCAAGCGGAAAAAAACGTCCTGGAGCAGCGCGACGATTTCCGCAGTTTTTCTTCATCGGCGCAAGCTGCGGCTATCGGACTTCATCGGGCATTGGAGGAGCGTTCCGTGTCATGGGCAAGCCGATTGTCCATCCATGAGCAAGAGCTGTCCCGCCAATGGAGATTTTATGAAGACAAATGGATCGCGCCAGGCGCTACGATGGCCGAGCAGGCTGCGAGCATCGGCAATGCGGACAGCCGAAAAGAAGAGCGGAAAGCTGAAAAAAAGAAAGCCGCTGCTCTCTGGGGGGAAGCGCAGCAGTTGCTGAATGCGATTGAGGGCTTGAAGGGAACCGAGGAGGACTTGGAAGCTTTCCGCCAAGCAGAGAGCTTGTTCAAGGCCAGCATGGACTTCAATCGGCGGCTTGAAGAAGGAGGCGGTTCCGATGAAGCCGGCAAGGCCGGGGGGGACAAACCATCGTTTGAAGGAGTCTCCGGCAGCACCGGAGCCGATGAAGCCGTGAAAGGCTCGCAGAAGCTGGCTGGAGGCGTATTCTCCGGGATGGGGGCTTTGCTGTCCCAAGGCGGGGAGCGCCTGTTCACGGCGCAGTACGCGGCCCAGCGGTTCAGCTTTGCGGATCCGCGCATGCTCGACAGCCTGATTTCCGGCTTGAGCGGATCGGCCGGAGAACCTCGGCGGCCGGATGGGGAAGGAGCCCGGCAAGATGCGCATTTTCCGGCTATGGCCTCGCTGGATAACCAGGAAATGGAATACATCCTATATGGCTTCAACCATCCGTCCGGAAATCTTGGCGCGGCATACGGAGAGCTTTTTGCTTTCCGTCTGGCGGTCCGGACCATGGAGGGACTGATCGAGAGCCGCGGAGCCGGACATCCGCTGCTGGTGCTGGCGATGGCTGCAGTTTATGGATTGAGGGAAGCGATCGGAGATTTGAGAGCGATCCTCGCCACCGGCCAGGCTCCTATTTCCAAATATGTCCCTGCAGAGCTGTCCTATTTGGATTACTTGAGGCTGTTCTATTTGCTGCATGGTTCCGAAGATTCCCGTCTCAGCCGGATGATAGCGATCATCGAGCTCAATACGGGGACGAATTTGGCTTCGGTGCCTGCGGGCGCGACGGTGGAGGTGAAGGCTTCCATGCGGCTGTGGTTCCTGACGGGAGCAGCGAGGCTGCTTGGCAGAAGCGGCCCTGAGCATGGGGCGGGAGGACGGTATGAATGGTCTACGCGTGCAGGCTGGTCCTACTGAAGGCCTTCAGGAGAGTTCGCATTTCGGCTTCTCGTCGGCAGTTCGCTTCTCCTCGCATTTCCTTGGAAAGGGGGAGCAAGTCTCCGCAACCGGATGGAGCCGCGCGCGCTGAAGAAGGCTCCATCCTTCTGGAAGCCGCGCTTGTGATGCCCGTCCTGCTGCTGTTCCTGGTCTTGCTGGCCGCATTTGTTCAATTTTCGGCAGCAGAGACTGCGCTTCAGGCAGCCGCAGATCAGGCGGCTCGACAGACGGCGGCGCATATCCGGCCGGCGATGCTGCTGCTTCAGCAGGACGGAGGCAAGCTCCCGGAACCGGCTCCGCAAGACTCCACAGATCCGGGTCATCAGGCTACGCCCGAAACGGTCCAGAAGGTGGACTCTTCCCCGTCGCAGCCGCAGCTTCCCGACTGGCGACAGGCGGCTGCCGAGGCAGCGGCGTATTTGCCGGATCCGGCAGGAGAGCTGGCCGCAGCCGTGCTCCAGGGAGACTGGAAAGCGCTCGCCGATATGGCCGCTGAACCCGTCGGCATCGCGGTGTTCGAGCCTTTTTTGCGCAAGGCTGCGGAGGACACGCCGCTTGAACCTTCACGAATTACGCTGGCAAGCCTCTCGCTACCGGATCTCGAAGGGGGAGAGAGCGGTTTTCTGAAGCTGGAGGCGCAGTACGAGTTTCCGATCAGGGTTCCTTTTTTGGGCAAAAAAATCATCCTGCATCGAACTGCGGCCGAGCGGGTATGGATACCGGACCCGCTTCCATCCCAAGGCAGAGCGGATGCTCCCGATACCTCCCCGACAGTCAGAATCACGAAGCTTTATCCCATTCCGGCAAGGCCCGGACGCAAAGCCACTCTTGAAGCGGCCGCTTCTCCCGGAGCTCAGGTCACGCTGGAAGTCCGCTACAAAAGCGGCAACAGCGTATCCAAACACGTGGGCACGCAGACTGCGGATGCCTCGGGACATGTGGAATGGTCCTGGCTCGTATCCGGCAATACGACTCCCGGACAATGGGAAGTCGTGGTCACGACTTCGGACGGCGCCTCGGCATCGATGCCCTTCATTGTCCAGAAAAAGCCGTGAGAAATCCGCGAAAAAGCCGTGAAAAAGCCGCAAAAAAAAGCCGTTGCCGATTCGGGCTTTTAAGATTTAGAGGAGGGAGGATTCAAATGGAAGCATGGAACCTGTGGGGATGTTTCCTGCTGGTGAGCATCGCCTTCGGCACGGATATCCGGAGCATGAGAATTCCGAATTGGCTGCCGCTGACATTCGCTCCTGCTGGCTTGCTCCTGCACTTGCTTGATTCGGGGCTGGAAGGTTTGCTGCACGCGGCTGCGGGAATGGCCGCGGGATTTCTTCCGCTCCTAGCCCTGTACGCATGCGGAGGAATCGGTGCAGGCGACGTCAAGCTTTTCGGCGCGGCGGGCGCATGGCTGGGCTGGCTGGCTGTGACGGAGCTGATGCTGTATTCCTTTTTGTACGGAGGAATCGGAGGGGCGGCGTTCCTCATTGCCAGGCGAATCTCAAGGATTCGAAAAGCAGCGCCCGGTACGC encodes:
- a CDS encoding A24 family peptidase, whose product is MEAWNLWGCFLLVSIAFGTDIRSMRIPNWLPLTFAPAGLLLHLLDSGLEGLLHAAAGMAAGFLPLLALYACGGIGAGDVKLFGAAGAWLGWLAVTELMLYSFLYGGIGGAAFLIARRISRIRKAAPGTQALSGEAAILPWTAGQSPNPRSGQSPADVNDSGDIPSPGHAAAEPAGGGEATSPVRFPFMLAVFPGMVTLWLS
- a CDS encoding type II secretion system F family protein; this encodes MWTLWLAGLMASAWLTAAWRHAAASGRPLPAVLLHWDKPALAACFGAPALLQAVEEAGLMARIEEHVAGLHASMVILKGEAWTPDLTRRYLARTCIHGSGAALAGLLLTAAAGEQAVAWLGFACGVLIPASKIRDIRESLDKRKQALLLALPDLLVKLMLLVGAGETMQKALARCAACEAGGGLERLLYAELGRAVHAMGNGLSFAAAMEAFSRRCAVQEVSVFTTVLLLNYRRGGEQLALSLREISHPLWEKRKSLARTRGEEASSKLVFPLTGIFFLLMVLVGAPAMLLMN
- a CDS encoding Flp1 family type IVb pilin — encoded protein: MSTAVWYSCKKAARKFGRSEDGLGTLEVILIIAVVIIIALLFKDWIIELIKNLMGKADDQANTIFE